A section of the Candidatus Thermodiscus eudorianus genome encodes:
- a CDS encoding type II toxin-antitoxin system VapC family toxin, whose translation MAVIAASHWNVTEAVVVFDEYERRGSLSAKRLLRALLRGSRILAGLLRLKLVQIPLTRIHETTELVLKHHIYSADALQIASAHYANCKYLVSITTDKRLAKAVAAENL comes from the coding sequence GTGGCGGTAATAGCCGCTTCCCACTGGAACGTGACAGAGGCGGTAGTGGTCTTTGATGAGTATGAGAGGAGAGGGAGCCTCAGCGCTAAGCGCTTGTTGAGAGCCCTCCTACGCGGGTCCCGCATCCTCGCAGGGCTCCTAAGGTTGAAGCTAGTACAAATACCTCTCACCAGGATCCACGAGACTACCGAGCTCGTGCTGAAGCACCACATATACAGTGCAGATGCCCTACAGATAGCCTCAGCACACTACGCGAACTGCAAGTATCTAGTATCTATTACAACCGACAAGAGACTCGCCAAAGCAGTGGCTGCTGAGAACCTATAG
- a CDS encoding DUF190 domain-containing protein translates to MDDMPRWMRLRIYIGESDRLKGRPLYLHILTLLRDRGVRGATVYRGIAGYGSHSLIHTASVLRLSEDLPIVIEAVDEAEKIEEVLPEVEDLVEEGLITVDPVRLVYYGHRRTGRSEKRDLR, encoded by the coding sequence ATGGATGACATGCCTAGGTGGATGAGGCTCCGCATCTACATTGGCGAGAGTGACAGGCTCAAGGGGAGACCTCTCTACCTGCATATACTCACCCTGCTGAGGGACCGCGGCGTGCGAGGCGCGACCGTTTACAGAGGGATAGCTGGTTACGGGAGCCATAGCCTCATACACACGGCGAGCGTGCTTCGGCTGAGCGAGGATCTCCCTATCGTTATAGAGGCTGTAGACGAGGCCGAGAAGATCGAGGAGGTGCTACCCGAGGTAGAGGATCTAGTCGAGGAGGGCTTAATAACCGTTGATCCGGTCAGACTCGTCTACTACGGCCACCGCAGGACTGGGAGGAGCGAGAAGAGAGACCTTAGATAG
- the crcB gene encoding fluoride efflux transporter CrcB, translated as MRVDLDGLLLVFTGGGLGALARWITSEWVQERVSGSLFPWGTLAVNVAGSFLLGFIMGAALLHGAFTRDERLFAATGFAGAFTTFSTFMYETLVLLGEVSPTLALANLAVSIIFGLTAAYVGYVVAGLVYG; from the coding sequence TTGAGGGTCGATCTTGATGGGCTATTGCTGGTATTCACGGGCGGGGGTCTAGGCGCTCTAGCACGCTGGATTACCAGCGAGTGGGTCCAAGAGAGGGTGTCTGGTAGCCTCTTCCCATGGGGCACCCTAGCAGTCAATGTGGCTGGTAGCTTTCTGCTTGGCTTTATAATGGGCGCAGCACTACTCCATGGAGCCTTCACCAGGGACGAGAGGCTCTTCGCAGCGACAGGCTTCGCCGGGGCGTTCACGACATTTAGCACATTCATGTACGAGACACTGGTGCTCCTAGGTGAAGTGTCGCCTACCCTTGCATTGGCCAACCTCGCTGTCAGCATAATATTCGGTCTTACAGCAGCATATGTGGGATACGTGGTGGCAGGCCTTGTCTATGGATGA
- a CDS encoding DOMON domain-containing protein, whose translation MPVVAMERMLLATIIVLAVVVAGTLALLAGRSESGVSTTTSNTIVETTTTSGNSSQTTSGGATPPWRPDGVISPGEYPRHESFGSGAIEIYWKIENETLYMALMGRTTGWVAIGFEPSRAMADADIVLGYVTDNGSVIVQDEYSLGETGPHKPDTILGGQYNILASGGAEHDGATIIEFSRPLRTGDSYDKNLASKTTVAIIWAIGSSDDPRSIHVERGHGALTLRP comes from the coding sequence GTGCCTGTCGTGGCCATGGAGAGAATGCTACTAGCCACCATTATAGTACTTGCCGTCGTGGTTGCCGGTACCCTTGCACTACTAGCAGGAAGGAGCGAAAGTGGCGTTTCCACCACAACATCCAACACCATAGTAGAGACGACCACGACCTCGGGCAACTCGTCGCAAACTACCTCTGGAGGCGCCACTCCACCCTGGAGACCGGATGGTGTAATCAGCCCTGGCGAGTACCCCAGGCACGAGTCGTTCGGTAGTGGAGCCATAGAGATCTATTGGAAGATTGAGAATGAAACACTCTACATGGCGCTCATGGGTAGGACCACCGGCTGGGTTGCGATAGGCTTCGAGCCAAGCCGGGCAATGGCAGACGCGGACATTGTCCTAGGCTACGTAACAGACAATGGAAGCGTTATAGTTCAGGACGAATATAGCCTCGGCGAGACCGGCCCCCACAAGCCAGATACCATTCTCGGCGGCCAGTACAACATACTCGCCAGTGGAGGCGCTGAGCACGATGGAGCTACAATTATAGAGTTCAGCAGACCCCTACGAACAGGAGACTCCTACGACAAGAATCTCGCGTCAAAAACAACCGTGGCCATAATATGGGCTATAGGCTCCAGCGACGACCCGAGAAGCATCCACGTCGAGAGGGGACACGGCGCTCTTACCCTTAGGCCCTAA
- a CDS encoding nitroreductase family protein — MRVAIAMGVLELARKRKSIRKYSTTPIPLEDILYAIETALQAPSGANRQPWRFIIIDDPDIKMEIRRIAELWERKLHESKSIPEWFQKWLRDHGITWRKEFLTTAPYLIVVLADKRAPYSRESVWLAVGYLLLALEEKGLASLTYTPTNPRAIASILGVPGHYTIETIIPVGLPGEYKVKEPRMSLDEAVYFNRWGSRRG; from the coding sequence ATGAGGGTTGCAATAGCTATGGGCGTTCTAGAACTCGCGAGGAAAAGGAAGAGTATTAGGAAGTACTCTACTACGCCTATACCCTTAGAAGATATCCTCTACGCTATAGAGACGGCTCTACAAGCACCTTCCGGCGCCAACCGACAGCCATGGCGCTTCATCATCATAGACGACCCCGATATAAAGATGGAGATCAGGCGAATTGCTGAATTATGGGAGAGGAAGCTACACGAAAGTAAGTCTATACCGGAATGGTTCCAGAAGTGGCTGAGAGACCACGGTATAACTTGGCGGAAGGAATTCCTTACCACTGCTCCGTACTTGATTGTAGTATTAGCCGATAAGAGAGCGCCCTATTCCAGGGAGAGCGTTTGGCTCGCCGTCGGTTACCTACTCCTGGCGCTTGAGGAGAAGGGCTTGGCATCGTTAACGTATACACCGACTAATCCGAGGGCTATTGCGTCGATTCTAGGGGTGCCAGGGCATTACACTATCGAGACAATAATCCCCGTTGGCCTGCCCGGTGAATATAAAGTGAAAGAGCCTCGGATGAGCCTAGATGAGGCTGTGTATTTTAATCGGTGGGGTTCTCGCCGCGGCTGA
- a CDS encoding DUF973 family protein: protein MSRADNGYGVKRVRVYVLLASGFSEVAKFSLLILISYIIKLIDSLLLHSRKIASLGWLTDFGNPILAFIALVTALYAVIVAYDAAQYFSEYDRHTYGVALTIVKIVIGGLGLALLAFILMIVSPLMGLAALFSFASMALIVIGALGLGYFIYLLGEIHDRGYPVPPRSLFTIAAITWIPGLFLSIFGVISTSLLFYASRKAAVSLGSKITR from the coding sequence GTGTCTAGGGCGGACAACGGTTATGGGGTTAAGAGGGTTAGGGTCTACGTCTTGCTTGCGTCCGGCTTTAGCGAGGTCGCCAAGTTCTCCCTTTTAATCCTAATATCATATATTATTAAATTAATAGATAGTCTTCTACTACATAGCCGTAAGATTGCGTCGCTGGGATGGTTAACGGATTTCGGTAATCCCATACTAGCCTTTATCGCTCTTGTAACAGCGTTATACGCAGTTATAGTTGCCTACGACGCGGCACAATACTTTAGCGAATACGATCGCCATACCTATGGCGTAGCCCTGACTATAGTGAAGATCGTTATCGGGGGGCTAGGCCTAGCCTTACTAGCCTTCATATTGATGATTGTCTCCCCCCTCATGGGGTTAGCGGCGCTCTTCTCGTTTGCTTCCATGGCTCTTATAGTGATAGGGGCCTTGGGGCTGGGCTACTTTATATACCTTCTAGGGGAGATCCACGATAGAGGATACCCAGTGCCGCCGCGGAGCCTGTTTACGATAGCGGCTATCACCTGGATACCCGGATTATTCCTTAGTATATTCGGCGTAATCTCCACCTCGTTATTGTTCTACGCGTCGAGGAAGGCCGCCGTATCGCTGGGTAGCAAGATTACACGGTAA
- a CDS encoding Mut7-C RNAse domain-containing protein, whose translation MDKDESRGKESTGQAFVADTMLGEVARWLRILGYDTLYSRNYTDYQLLNIASRTGRTLLTRDWGLYVRARKRKVKAVYISTDKIGERLAELVLKAGIKLEPDPSRSRCPECNSPLVVVRDKEKVKDRVPPGALQRYDTFYLCPRCGRVYWEGGHWRNIRRVAREALELAEVARNAGRPR comes from the coding sequence ATGGATAAAGACGAATCAAGGGGCAAAGAGTCTACGGGGCAAGCGTTTGTAGCCGATACCATGCTGGGAGAGGTAGCTAGGTGGCTGCGGATCCTCGGCTACGACACCCTATACTCAAGGAACTACACCGACTACCAGCTCTTAAACATAGCCTCAAGGACAGGTAGGACACTGTTGACCAGGGATTGGGGCCTCTACGTTAGAGCCAGGAAGCGGAAGGTGAAGGCGGTGTATATCTCGACCGATAAAATCGGGGAGAGGCTTGCGGAGCTCGTCCTGAAAGCCGGGATAAAGCTTGAACCAGACCCCTCCAGGAGCAGGTGCCCCGAGTGCAACTCGCCCCTAGTGGTCGTTAGGGACAAGGAGAAGGTGAAAGACAGGGTCCCGCCTGGCGCCCTACAACGCTATGATACATTCTACTTATGCCCCCGTTGCGGCAGGGTATACTGGGAGGGGGGCCACTGGCGCAATATAAGGCGTGTGGCGAGGGAGGCCCTAGAGCTCGCGGAGGTGGCTAGAAATGCAGGGAGACCCCGTTGA
- a CDS encoding TIGR00296 family protein: protein MQGDPVDPEELSHEHGEFLVRFARRVLEEYFRKGRASRPSEVDPLLLRPGAVFVTIETFYGEDHRELRGCIGVTRPVKPLIDAVIESTLNSAFHDPRFPPMEEYELDQVTFEVSVLSDFEYLGDTPEERRRNILIGRDGLVVERPPYAGLLLPSVPVDHVWDKTTFLSETCVKAGLWPDCWLDKETRVYRYRARVWREKYPRGLVEYRSLRREYFAKLINADIDPTEFEEAV, encoded by the coding sequence ATGCAGGGAGACCCCGTTGACCCGGAGGAGCTCTCACACGAGCATGGAGAATTCCTAGTCCGGTTCGCCAGGCGAGTCCTCGAAGAGTACTTCAGGAAGGGTAGAGCCAGCAGGCCGAGCGAGGTGGACCCCCTACTCCTAAGGCCGGGGGCAGTCTTCGTAACGATAGAAACCTTCTACGGCGAGGACCACCGGGAGCTGAGGGGGTGCATAGGCGTTACAAGACCCGTGAAACCCCTTATAGACGCCGTCATAGAGTCGACCCTGAACTCCGCCTTCCACGACCCTAGGTTCCCGCCCATGGAGGAGTACGAGCTCGACCAGGTGACCTTCGAGGTCTCAGTCCTATCAGACTTCGAATACCTAGGCGACACGCCCGAGGAGAGGCGGAGGAACATCTTGATAGGGCGCGACGGCCTCGTCGTGGAGCGTCCTCCCTACGCCGGCCTACTGTTGCCCAGCGTGCCCGTAGATCACGTGTGGGACAAGACAACATTCCTCTCAGAGACCTGTGTAAAAGCAGGCCTATGGCCCGACTGCTGGCTGGACAAGGAGACGCGGGTCTACAGGTATCGCGCGCGTGTGTGGCGGGAGAAGTATCCCCGGGGCCTCGTCGAGTACAGGAGCTTGAGGAGGGAGTACTTTGCGAAACTAATTAATGCCGACATAGATCCAACAGAGTTCGAGGAAGCCGTCTAG
- a CDS encoding protein translocase SEC61 complex subunit gamma: MKDKIREYINAWKRILVLARRPDEEEFMLLTKLNFLGFTLVGGIAYIIHLVYVLLTS; this comes from the coding sequence GTGAAGGACAAGATCAGGGAGTACATCAACGCCTGGAAGAGGATACTGGTCCTCGCTAGGAGGCCCGACGAGGAAGAGTTCATGCTGCTAACCAAGCTGAACTTCCTAGGCTTCACTCTAGTAGGGGGGATCGCCTACATCATACACCTAGTCTACGTACTACTCACCAGCTGA
- a CDS encoding transcription elongation factor Spt5, with protein MDEQARPSRFYAVYVTGGTEERVALILRQRTIAMGLDIRSIIVPPDLRGTIVVEVGSPGDLFDLVRGLRDVKRRRPVLIKKEEAVRLAAPVVEVPTVSKDQVVEIISGPFRGMKGKVVEVYETRGEVDLVLLESDFRMIITVPLEQVRPVKEEV; from the coding sequence ATGGACGAGCAGGCTCGCCCTTCAAGGTTCTACGCGGTATATGTGACGGGGGGGACCGAGGAGAGGGTCGCCCTGATACTAAGGCAGAGGACTATAGCCATGGGGCTCGATATAAGGAGTATAATCGTGCCCCCAGACCTCAGAGGCACGATTGTGGTAGAAGTCGGGAGCCCGGGCGATCTATTCGACCTTGTCCGAGGATTGCGGGATGTAAAGAGGAGGAGGCCCGTCCTAATAAAGAAGGAGGAGGCCGTCAGGCTTGCCGCGCCAGTCGTCGAGGTCCCAACTGTTTCAAAGGACCAGGTCGTCGAGATAATAAGTGGGCCGTTCAGGGGTATGAAGGGTAAGGTGGTTGAGGTCTACGAGACCCGGGGAGAGGTGGACCTGGTCCTCCTGGAGTCGGACTTCAGGATGATCATAACGGTTCCATTAGAGCAGGTTAGGCCGGTGAAAGAGGAGGTCTAG
- a CDS encoding 50S ribosomal protein L11: MPAEKVVTVQIEGGKARPGPPLGPMLSQMGLNVKQVVDEINEKTKQFEGMTIPVKIIVDTKTKKYRIEVGIPTTTALLLKAVGAKEPPGDPMHQKIGDLPIEKIIEITLQKKPQLLAKTLKAGVKTILGSARSIGITVDGKDPKQVTREIEEGLYDAVLAKYEEEWEKEEEE; this comes from the coding sequence ATGCCGGCAGAGAAGGTTGTGACTGTACAGATAGAAGGGGGTAAGGCAAGGCCAGGCCCCCCGCTGGGGCCGATGCTCTCGCAGATGGGCCTAAACGTGAAGCAGGTAGTCGACGAGATAAACGAGAAGACAAAGCAGTTCGAGGGAATGACGATACCAGTCAAGATAATAGTCGACACTAAGACGAAGAAGTATAGGATCGAGGTAGGCATACCTACGACAACAGCCCTCCTACTCAAAGCCGTGGGCGCGAAGGAGCCGCCGGGAGACCCCATGCACCAAAAGATAGGCGACCTGCCAATCGAGAAGATAATCGAGATCACGCTCCAAAAGAAGCCCCAGCTACTAGCGAAGACCCTCAAGGCCGGGGTCAAGACAATCCTCGGCTCGGCCAGGAGCATAGGCATAACAGTAGACGGTAAGGATCCGAAACAAGTGACTAGAGAGATCGAAGAGGGACTCTACGACGCTGTACTAGCGAAATACGAGGAGGAATGGGAAAAGGAGGAGGAAGAGTAG
- a CDS encoding 50S ribosomal protein L1 — MSVDGKIVEAVSKALALGKPRRFKQSVDLVIVLRDVDLKSPEGRIREIVYLPKKIPKEPNICVVAQGDMEVKAKALGLTVLNREDLQKLRGNKKAVKKLAKKCDWVLVMAPLMGLAGGTLGPALGPRGKAPTPVPPNADIEAVVNRFKTAVWVRTKNQPQIMVRVGTEDMEPEDIADNIKAVLSTVEGKLGRQKIAKLYVKKTMGPPVQVVF; from the coding sequence GTGTCGGTTGATGGCAAGATCGTGGAGGCTGTGTCAAAGGCCCTAGCCCTAGGCAAGCCCAGGAGGTTTAAACAGAGCGTCGACCTCGTAATCGTGCTAAGGGACGTCGACCTGAAGAGTCCTGAGGGCAGGATAAGGGAGATAGTCTATCTGCCCAAGAAGATCCCGAAGGAGCCGAACATATGCGTCGTGGCCCAGGGGGACATGGAGGTAAAGGCGAAGGCCCTAGGACTCACAGTGTTGAACAGGGAAGACCTACAGAAGCTCAGGGGCAACAAGAAGGCGGTAAAGAAGCTGGCCAAGAAGTGCGACTGGGTACTAGTAATGGCCCCCCTCATGGGACTGGCCGGAGGGACCCTCGGCCCCGCCCTAGGCCCTAGGGGTAAGGCGCCGACCCCAGTACCCCCCAATGCCGATATAGAAGCTGTGGTCAACAGGTTCAAGACGGCAGTGTGGGTTAGGACTAAGAACCAGCCCCAGATAATGGTTAGAGTCGGTACCGAGGACATGGAGCCCGAGGACATAGCGGATAACATAAAGGCGGTGCTGTCAACCGTCGAGGGCAAACTGGGCAGGCAGAAGATCGCCAAGCTCTACGTCAAGAAGACAATGGGGCCGCCGGTCCAAGTAGTATTCTAG
- a CDS encoding 50S ribosomal protein L10: MSMEALHAKKEREIPEWKKRVVAELEENFKKYPVVGIADLTGMPTKQLQLIRKKFRKKIVFKVAKKNLILLAAERAGIDKEKIEKYITGPTMLLFTDMNPFKMARLIEQEKVPIPAKPGQVTDKEIVVPEGDTGITPGPMLSVFGKLRIPYEIRKGTVYIKKDTVVAKPGDTISTDLAGLLQQLGIMPFEVGLKLAAVYDRGVVIPREELLVDLEEVKNDVLEAAKEALGLAAEIVYLPVPEAVEAALLTAETAVRALAGETGFLTPDVAEYVVGKASAEALAVIAALGDKAKELGIEEVPQPVAPPPAEAASEEKEEKKEEEEEKEEEEKEVDLSEGLGGLFGF, from the coding sequence ATGAGTATGGAGGCTCTACACGCGAAGAAGGAGAGAGAGATCCCGGAGTGGAAGAAGAGGGTCGTAGCGGAGCTGGAAGAGAACTTCAAGAAGTACCCTGTAGTCGGTATAGCTGACCTGACCGGGATGCCTACAAAGCAGCTACAGCTGATCAGGAAGAAATTCAGGAAAAAGATAGTGTTCAAGGTGGCCAAGAAGAACCTAATCCTACTCGCCGCTGAGAGAGCCGGGATAGACAAGGAGAAGATAGAGAAGTACATAACCGGGCCCACCATGCTCCTCTTCACAGACATGAACCCGTTCAAGATGGCCAGGCTCATAGAGCAGGAGAAGGTGCCCATACCAGCGAAGCCAGGACAGGTCACCGACAAGGAGATAGTCGTCCCCGAGGGCGACACGGGCATAACGCCAGGCCCAATGCTAAGCGTGTTCGGGAAGCTGAGGATCCCCTACGAGATCAGGAAGGGCACCGTCTACATAAAGAAGGACACGGTAGTCGCGAAGCCCGGAGACACGATAAGCACAGACCTAGCAGGGCTGCTACAACAGCTGGGCATAATGCCGTTCGAAGTAGGCCTTAAGCTAGCGGCCGTATACGATAGAGGAGTAGTGATACCCAGAGAAGAGCTTCTGGTAGACCTAGAAGAGGTCAAGAACGACGTGCTGGAAGCGGCGAAGGAGGCGCTAGGCCTGGCAGCCGAGATAGTCTACCTGCCGGTACCCGAGGCCGTGGAGGCAGCGTTACTCACAGCCGAAACCGCTGTAAGGGCGCTGGCAGGCGAGACCGGCTTCCTAACGCCAGACGTGGCAGAATACGTGGTAGGCAAGGCCTCAGCGGAGGCCCTAGCAGTCATCGCCGCCCTAGGAGACAAGGCAAAGGAACTAGGCATAGAGGAGGTCCCACAACCAGTAGCCCCACCGCCAGCCGAAGCCGCCAGCGAGGAGAAAGAGGAGAAGAAGGAGGAAGAAGAGGAGAAGGAAGAGGAGGAGAAAGAGGTCGATCTCAGCGAGGGCCTAGGAGGCCTCTTCGGCTTCTAA
- the rpl12p gene encoding 50S ribosomal protein P1 — MAQEGKAYIHAALALYYAGQELNEDNLKKVIEALGLQVDEAKVKMLVASLGEINLEEVLKSAAAAPVAAVAAAPAAAPAAEAAAEEEEKKEEEEEKEEEEKEVDLSEGLGGLFGF, encoded by the coding sequence ATGGCCCAGGAAGGTAAAGCATACATCCACGCGGCACTAGCCCTATACTACGCAGGCCAGGAGCTAAACGAGGACAACCTCAAAAAGGTGATAGAAGCCCTAGGACTCCAAGTCGATGAAGCCAAGGTAAAGATGCTGGTGGCAAGCCTAGGCGAAATCAACCTAGAAGAGGTGCTCAAGAGCGCGGCAGCAGCCCCGGTGGCAGCGGTAGCCGCAGCCCCAGCCGCGGCCCCAGCAGCCGAGGCGGCCGCCGAGGAGGAGGAGAAGAAGGAGGAAGAAGAGGAGAAGGAAGAGGAGGAGAAAGAGGTCGATCTCAGCGAGGGCCTAGGAGGCCTCTTCGGCTTCTAG